One Oryza brachyantha chromosome 3, ObraRS2, whole genome shotgun sequence DNA segment encodes these proteins:
- the LOC102716491 gene encoding mitochondrial import inner membrane translocase subunit TIM10-like, whose product MAAKAAAKAAAKAGPTSLEKEQMFGMAEKEMEYRVDLFNRLTQTCFDKCIEKRYKEAELNMGENSCIDRCVSKYWQVTNLVGQMLGNRPQI is encoded by the exons ATGGCTGCGAAAGCCGCTGCGAAAGCCGCTGCGAAAGCCGGGCCGACCTCCTTGGAGAAGGAGCAG ATGTTCGGGATGGCGGAGAAGGAGATGGAGTACCGGGTCGATCTTTTCAATCG GCTTACACAGACTTGTTTTGACAAGTGTATTGAGAAAAG GTATAAAGAAGCTGAACTCAATATGGGAGAGAACAGTTGCATCGATAGATGTGTGTCGAAGTACTGGCAg GTAACTAATTTGGTTGGTCAGATGCTCGGTAACCGGCCTCAGATATGA
- the LOC102715468 gene encoding transcription termination/antitermination protein NusG: MSLAYPLLRLPCRCSLAAPPPPLRASAAPTISLSMSTSVSVEGGEGELTGRERRKQRGERRELRARDWKEEVQERLIHEPARRRKKPPKRTWRENLNLDLLAEHGQQWWLVRVSMAPGTDYVELLTKAISRRYPELSFKIYNPSIQVKKRLKNGSISTKSKPLHPGLVFLYCTLNKEVHDFIRDTEGCYGFIGATVGSIKRQIKKPKPIPAEEVESIIKEEKEEQERVDREFEEMENGGNVESFNKPVEDSELMLMNKIKRQFKKSTSKSSTNHSAFTPGASVHVLSGPFEGFTGSLLEVNRKNKKATLQLTLFGKESFVDLDFDQIEAVDT; encoded by the exons ATGAGCTTGGCTTATccgctcctccgcctcccaTGCCGCTGCTCgctggccgcgccgccgccgccgctgcgggcGTCGGCTGCACCGACTATATCGTTGTCCATGTCGACGTCGGTCTCCGTGGAGGGAGGTGAGGGTGAGCTGACGGGGCGGGAGAGGCGGAAGCAGCGGGGGGAgaggcgggagctgcgggcgcgGGACTGGAAGGAGGAGGTGCAGGAGCGGCTCATCCAcgagccggcgaggcggcggaagAAGCCCCCGAAGAGGACGTGGCGGGAGAATCTCAACCTCGACCTCCTCGCCGAGCACGGCCAGCAGTGGTGGCTCGTGCGCGTCTCCATGGCGCCCGGCACCGACTACGTCGAGCTCCTCACCAAGGCGATCTCACGAAGATACCCTGAGCTCTCGTTCAAG ATTtataatccatccatccaagtCAAGAAGAGACTGAAAAATGGCTCAATCAGTACAAAATCAAAGCCTTTGCATCCTGGGTTGGTCTTTCTGTATTGCACCTTGAACAAGGAAGTTCATGACTTCATCAGAGACACTGAAGGTTGTTATGGTTTTATTGGAGCTACAGTTGGTTCTAT CAAAAGGCAGATTAAAAAGCCTAAACCTATTCCAGCTGAAGAAGTCGAATCGATTATtaaggaagaaaaggaggagcAAGAGAGAGTTGACAGAGAATTTGAAGAAATGGAAAATGGAGGAAATGTTGAGTCTTTCAATAAACCCGTTGAAGATTCTGAACTCATGCTAATGAATAAGATCAAGAGACAGTTTAAGAAATCAACCTCCAAAAGTAGCACCAACCACAGTGCTTTTACACCTGGTGCTAGTGTTCATGTTCTTTCTGGACCTTTCGAAGGCTTCACTGGTTCCCTCCTGGAAGTAAATCGCAAAAATAAGAAG GCCACTCTTCAGTTGACACTTTTTGGGAAGGAGAGCTTTGTGGATCTAGATTTTGACCAAATTGAGGCAGTTGATACTTAA
- the LOC102716772 gene encoding protein GRAVITROPIC IN THE LIGHT 1, whose protein sequence is MASKAVTIGDLIHRVATSCLSNRLPGNYALSDSGDTDFDDEDDDPFAADAVSARREERRRTPSSDEVVASDEVTASASASAAEADDEEGGDGEGGDGEGEGEGDDESLKIWEEKRKVAAAAASGVDRARDAEALVAEVFDAVSGVRRAYSELQGAHCPWDPEKMRSADAAVVAKLRHLARLRDRFRRSVATGCHIPGPSPTAPPLREAVAPYEAALDDLRRQLQAKQAEVDGLKEKLAVASNRRNSRHHPSKHNASGGGGAPTVELFIACAEQARAATRAFAGHLLQLMRAAGLDLAAATRSLTKIPVSSPQLAKHALEAHVTRVLLGGFEHESFYLDGSLSSLLDPAAFRRERYTQFRDMRGMEPAELLGLLPTCPFGRYAASKFASLLPPRVEQAVLGDGEHRRAVDGGAHPRTPFYGEFLRAAKAVWMLHLLAFALETPPSHFEAGRGAEFHPDYMESVASSRGAGAGMVVGFPVAPGFRLGNGAVVRARVYLVPRGGRP, encoded by the coding sequence ATGGCGAGCAAAGCTGTCACCATCGGCGATCTGATccaccgcgtcgccacctcctgCCTCTCCAACCGCCTCCCCGGCAACTACGCGCTCAGCGACTCCGGCGACACCGActtcgacgacgaggacgacgacccCTTCGCTGCTGACGCCGTCTCCGCGCGCCGCGAGGAGCGTCGGCGCACGCCTTCTTCGGATGAGGTGGTGGCTTCGGATGAGGTGACGGCGTCggcttcggcttcggcggcggaggcggatgatgaggagggtggcgatggggagggtggcgatggggagggggagggggagggggatgaCGAGAGCTTGAAGATCtgggaggagaagaggaaggtggcggcggcggcggcgagtgggGTTGACAGGGCGCGGGACGCGGAGGCGCTCGTGGCGGAGGTGTTCGACGCGGTCTCCGGCGTGCGCCGCGCGTACTCGGAGCTACAGGGGGCGCACTGCCCCTGGGACCCTGAGAAGATGAGGAGCGctgacgccgccgtcgtcgccaagCTCCGCCACCTCGCGCGACTCCGCGACCGATTCCGCCGCTCCGTCGCCACGGGCTGCCACATCCCCGGCCCCAGCCCCACCGCGCCCCCGCTCCGCGAGGCCGTGGCGCCGTACGAGGCCGCGCTCGACGACCTTCGCCGCCAGCTGCAAGCCAAGCAGGCTGAGGTCGACGGCCTGAAAGAGAAGCTCGCCGTCGCAAGCAACCGCCGAAACTCCCGCCACCACCCCTCCAAGCACAATGCctctggcggcggtggcgccccGACGGTGGAGCTGTTCATCGCCTGCGCCGAGCAGGCCCGCGCCGCGACGCGGGCGTTCGCGGGGCACCTCCTCCAGCTCATGCGCGCGGCAGGGCTGGacctcgcggcggcgacccggtCCCTCACCAAGATCCCGGTCTCCTCGCCGCAGCTGGCCAAGCACGCGCTCGAGGCGCACGTCACCCGCGTCCTCCTCGGCGGCTTCGAGCACGAGTCGTTCTACCTCGACGGCTCCCTCTCCTCGCTCCTCGACCCCGCCGCGTTCCGGCGAGAGCGGTACACGCAGTTCCGTGACATGCGCGGGATGGAACCCGCCGAGCTCCTGGGCCTCCTCCCGACCTGCCCCTTCGGCCGCTACGCCGCGAGCAAgttcgcctccctcctcccgccccgcgTGGAGCAGGCCgtcctcggcgacggcgagcaccggagggcggtggacggcggcgcccaCCCGCGGACGCCGTTCTACGGGGAGTTCCTCCGGGCCGCCAAGGCCGTGTGGATGCTCCACCTCCTGGCGTTCGCGCTCGAGACGCCGCCCAGCCACTTCGaggccggccgcggcgcggaGTTCCACCCGGATTACATGGAGAGCGTCGCCAGctcgcgcggcgccggcgccgggatgGTCGTCGGGTTCCCGGTGGCGCCCGGCTTCCGGCTGGGTAATGGCGCCGTGGTGCGCGCCCGGGTCTACCTCGTgccgcgcggcggccgacCGTGA